In Plasmodium gaboni strain SY75 chromosome 14, whole genome shotgun sequence, one genomic interval encodes:
- a CDS encoding hypothetical protein (conserved Plasmodium protein, unknown function), which produces MKDIALFFLPLGLILSFLLLSGVAMFQRLAIFLQKKSISFQLSSHKINISISSIISFYALLRLLCTTIELNNMNVEKENYENITSLNYNRSYLKKVRLQRNFWILLLCSITWIFYIRFTYLLIYYREKVKESDEQYEKVLETKEQNQDHKKKNYNEEEITKHMKQDKDDVTSLKNYNDMSTNNDETPRSAASEECEHFKEKSTLLNKDLKMSGIRQRK; this is translated from the coding sequence atgAAAGATATTgctcttttttttttaccgCTAGGATTAATATTATCCTTCTTACTACTAAGTGGTGTTGCAATGTTTCAACGCTTGGCTATATTTCTTCAAAAGAAGAGTATAAGTTTTCAACTATCATctcataaaataaatatatcaatatcGTCCATTATTTCTTTCTATGCGTTATTAAGATTATTATGTACTACAAttgaattaaataatatgaatgtTGAGAAAGAAAACTATGAAAACATAACATCTCTTAACTACAATAGGtcttatttaaaaaaagtaaGACTTCAAAGAAATTTCTggatattattattatgttctATAACATggatattttatataagaTTTACTTATcttcttatatattatcGTGAGAAGGTAAAAGAAAGTGATGAGCAATATGAAAAGGTTTTAGAGACTAAAGAACAGAATCAAGATcataagaaaaaaaattataacGAAGAAGAAATAACAAAACATATGAAACAAGATAAGGATGATGTAACATCtttgaaaaattataatgacATGTCAACAAATAATGATGAGACCCCACGAAGTGCAGCATCAGAAGAGTGTGAACATTTTAAAGAGAAGTCAACTCTTCTAAATAAGGATCTTAAAATGTCTGGCATAAGACAAAGGAAATAA
- a CDS encoding putative diphthamide synthesis protein translates to MNDIVERYELKLLINIILNNNYKNVAIQLPDCMLKDSLCIINLLKNEFQKYNKEIIVNEAIKNNSNKENDNNGSINTNDNECSPYCCKEKKNEEDIHTNENKKNNWNNDKMDDDKGIIKNSVNIDNVDNNNDNKIYNNNYNNHVNLYILGDTTLNECCEDYVSAEHVEADFLVHYGISCQSFITPFIPSIYIFNKKKIENNFFLNICQYLKNENVLKQNKTSILLCDTSYAHVLPELFRCFFHKIEKNKNIPTDIKNNKEKEINVSLSFCRYNNKVIYNVDEKMYESKTFYKNIEDNINEYNKNNLKDDNNRNNDDYYDNNEDDIIFTNIIVCLYRIANNINGKVCYGFFNNYVEFDINDKIEEKYLFMCGRLVFKVFYNMKNDIIVYKIIEKKKEEMQINKHYGEDDLINNNNMNLFIFSSDSKDFLNRCLLEYNNCNDIYIYDIKDIFIKDTRKILDKVLLKRYSLIEKCKQVNNVGILITNVNLQKNIEIRMLINYILRKNKKKCFTIVTNKLNAAKLENFYDIEIYILLTCPENNLLELKDFSKKIINPYEFFIAYNYIEWEGKYLFDFFQLLNISSIKKEYQAIHKNKYFLWNIDNEFCSLKNHDNDNKDEKQNLVQQNNSILEKYDHLIDTNLSISIQDQKNFITRFQEDSQMCTYFFNLLKENDKREYKGVDMNYNIDHVPHIVKGFDGIAQKYDTDVKHLKNNNTN, encoded by the coding sequence ATGAATGATATTGTTGAAAGGTACgaattaaaattattgataaatataatattaaataataattataagaatGTAGCTATACAATTGCCTGACTGTATGTTAAAAGATTCTCTTTGTATTATTAATCTTctaaaaaatgaatttcaaaaatataataaagaaataatagTTAATGAAgctataaaaaataatagtaacaaagaaaatgataataatggtagtattaatacaaatgataatgaaTGCTCTCCTTATTGTTGTAAGGAAAAGAAGAATGAGGAGGATATACATACAAatgaaaacaaaaaaaataattggaataatgataaaatgGATGACGATAAAGgcattataaaaaattctgttaatattgataatgtggacaataataatgataataaaatttacaacaataattataataatcatgTAAACCTTTATATTTTGGGTGATACCACTTTAAATGAATGCTGTGAAGATTATGTTAGTGCTGAACATGTTGAAGCAGATTTTTTAGTTCATTATGGAATCTCATGTCAATCATTTATTACACCATTTATTCCTTctatatacatatttaataaaaaaaaaatagaaaataatttttttcttaatatttgtcaatatttaaaaaatgaaaatgttttaaaacaaaataaaacatCCATACTTTTATGTGATACTTCTTATGCACATGTTTTGCCTGAACTGTTCAGGTgtttttttcataaaatagaaaaaaataaaaacatacCTACAgacataaaaaataacaaagAGAAAGAAATTAATGTCTCTTTAAGTTTTTGTcgttataataataaggtaatttataatgtagatgaaaaaatgtatgaaagtaaaacattttataaaaatatagaggataatattaatgaatataataaaaataatttaaaagatgataataatagaaataatgatgattattatgataacaatgaagatgatataatatttacaaatataattgTTTGTCTTTATAGAATAgctaataatataaatggaAAGGTGTGTTATGGTTTctttaataattatgttGAATTCGATATTAATGATAAGATTGaggaaaaatatttatttatgtgtGGACGGTTGGTTTTTAAAgttttttataatatgaaaaatgacataattgtttataaaattattgagaaaaaaaaagaggaaatgcaaataaataaacattaTGGAGAAGATgatttaattaataataacaatatgaatctgtttatattttcttctgATAGTAAAGATTTTTTAAATAGATGTTTGttagaatataataattgtaatgatatatatatatatgatataaaagatatatttataaaagataCAAGAAAAATACTTGATAAGgttttattaaaaagatattCATTAATAGAAAAATGTAAACAAGTTAATAATGTTGGTATATTGATAACAAATGTtaatttacaaaaaaatatagaaataagaatgttaattaattatattttaagaaaaaataaaaaaaaatgttttactattgttacaaataaattaaatgCTGCTAAGTTAgaaaatttttatgatattgaaatatatatattattaacatgtcctgaaaataatttattagAGTTAAAAgatttttcaaaaaaaattattaatcCATATGAATTCTTTATAgcatataattatatagaaTGGGAAGGAAAATATCTATTCGatttttttcaattattaaatatttcttctataaaaaaagaatatcaagctatacataaaaataaatattttttatggAATATAGATAATGAATTTTGCAGTTTAAAAAATcatgataatgataataaggatgaaaaacaaaatctagttcaacaaaataattcaaTACTAGAAAAGTATGATCATTTAATAGATACTAATTTATCTATATCAATACAAGatcaaaaaaattttataacaCGCTTTCAAGAAGATTCTCAAATGTGTACgtattttttcaatttattaaaagaaaatgataaaagAGAATACAAAGGTGTTGatatgaattataatattgaCCACGTCCCACATATAGTAAAAGGATTTGATGGAATAGCACAAAAATATGATACTGATGTCAAGCACTTAAAGAACAATAACACGAATTAA